A stretch of DNA from Arachis hypogaea cultivar Tifrunner chromosome 19, arahy.Tifrunner.gnm2.J5K5, whole genome shotgun sequence:
ataataattaaaaagagaaaattagaAGGCATaagaattgattttttattaatttacatgaattatttacatgctataataataatttaaattaaaactgaaaTGTTCCCAAATATATGAAGGATGGAAAACCAAAAAGTGATATACATCAGAACTATGATTAACAAAAAGTTGATGTAGGAAGAACTCCTGCTACCATTTGCTTTAAAACTCTTCGTCTTCACTGGCCGCAGCTtctttcttatcatatttttcaTTAGCCCTCTTCAtgctctccttctccttctcccttTTCTCCTCCTGCTTCAGCAGCATTATAACTTTCCATAGCTTTCTCATATTCTGCTTTAAGCTTAGCAACTTTATCGGAATAAGGCTTCTTCTCCTGAACCACACATCAAGACACTTGAATCAACATCACATTGACAAACACATCATAAGAGAAAGATAAGCTTTATAGACTTGCACATTATATATTGtacttttattatttactatttcaattttcatttccacatgcagaaaatagaattttaaaaattaccaTTAGTTACATTCAAAACACTAGCAGCACTTGTGTTAAGTACTGGTTGCAGAAGAGGTCCAATCACCATTGCTGGGTTAAATCAGCAACACATAAAGCGACATGATAACAATTGTAGGGACATGGCACATATCTTCGACTCCTTACAAAGTCAACCCATAAACACTTCACTCCCAAAATAATCTAAAGTGAAACGTCTAGAATTAACACCTAGTATTTCTCCAACAAacaaattaatccatagaattaAGAGCTATATAGTTATATATACTACAAACAAGCCAATCATAACTTTTTCTCAATCAAATAAGAATTACTAAGATTAAATTTAATCACAAAATAGTAGTGTGAGTCATATATTGAAACAATTACAATTCGGTATTAATAGTGTCTAATGAACAATTCAATTACTAGGTGGAGTAATCATTATTAAGATGGTACCTTTCGCTACCTAACTTTTCATAATATACCATCAGAAATCAATGCTGCCAGACCCCAAATCTCATCTGGTTCAAGCCACCGTTAGCGTTTATGAGGATATAGCCGTTGGTCTTTGAGATAGGAGGGTACTTGAGTCATACTCTTATGATTTCTTGGCAGTTCTATGCATTGAGTGAAATTGTCACTGTTGGGTTTAGACCAGATGCCTGACTCCTGAATGAAAATGCAAACTTTATAAATGAAAAAGAATAGACATCTCTAAACACAACATATACTACAGAGGGGATTTAAGACTTACTTCGGCTATGGCAATATCGCTACCAATTACTCCTGTGTCTACCATCTTTAGAGTTCGTTCAGCATCACCTTCTCCATCCCTATAACCATAATCAATGGAGCTTCGGTCCATTATTAATCTAGAAACGGAGCCAGATAGTTCCTGATAAAAGGGTAAAATAATTTGCTTAGTAATATAACTTATCCAAACACCACACCATCCTCAGATGGATAAAAATTGAAGTGATTTAAGGAGACTCAAATCAGATCATGAACTATCAACTATATAGTTCTTAATAAAAGCAGGGATAAACAAGCAAATCTAGCTAAGCCTAACTCTCATGAAACAAAAACAGCAGCAGAATAGGTTCTTAATAAAAGCAGGGATAAACAGGGAAACCATCAGGAATATTGGAGAAGCTTTAGCTATATGCTGAATGATCAATATAAGGTGTACAAAGAGGGAGGTTATGTGCCCCTAGCAGGTGAGGATAAAAATCTTACCATTAGTGACATGATGAGTTCCCATGGGGATGCATCTTGTTCAAAGGTGGTTCAGCAGCATCCTTCAAACACCTCATTTTTCATAAGTTAGATTAGGCTTGCTACCTAGGTGGAGTAACAAATTGAATGAGATTAAAATAATGAAAGACTAGAGAAAATTCTGAAACAGAGTACTGCCAAACAGAATAGAGCATTAATGAGACCGAAACTTTCAAAACatgatatattttatatatggaaTCTTAAGAATAACCAAGAAAGATTAGACAACCAAAAGAAGACATGCAAGATCCAGGAAGTCAAGCCATAAGAATTGCAAGGAAGAACAGAAAGCTCAACCTCTTTAGTTACAAATAAGATTGACTAAACAGAAAAAACTAGAAACTAAAAACCACAGtgcattaaaagaataaattttttttgtcaaccAGGAAATCTCGTATTATTGAGAGCAAGGTATTAGATGGAGAACTTCTCTCATTAATGCCACAGTAAACAAGAATATGTGAAGCAACAATTGTAGAAAATTAGAGCTGcaaagcagaaaagaaaaaagaaaaaaagggacaTGCAATCCCATAATGTTAGCATTAGCAATTTAAAAGCTTTTAAAGAGAGAGCAGAGAATATATTCAAAAGACGAAGTATGCAAAGGAAAGCAACTGAATAcattaaaccaaaaaaagaagGGAAACAGAAGTGAGGATCAAGAAACAAACAAACAATATCATCAAACTTAGGCAACAAATGTCAGAACAGAACAGAACTGAACAGAACTGAATTGTCATAATTATCAGACAAAGTCTTCCCTAAAGCAAAGAAATCCAGTGTTCAAATCACTAACATTTTAGTTAAAGCTTGCTTTAAGTCACAATCCATTTCCACTGCAACTAACCAAATTTCAGTTTTTATGAGACATTTTAAAGCAACAAAATAGTCAAAAAAAATAGCTTAACAGAAATTACATTGGCTACAGCATACTTAAGCAGCAGTGATAGGCACTGCTCGAGCAAAGCACAAGCACAAGCTACGCTAAGAACCTTAGGCATTCAAGAGAGCTCACCTTCCTTATTACATTCAGGGTCTTCGGGAATCATCAATTCATTATTAGGGTCATCTGGTAAGTCTTGGAGCCTATCCTCAAACCAGCTTTGTATCTGAAATCTTCCCGAAAATAAAGGATTAATAAAGAAAGAAACGATATCAGAAACAAAAATTCATCATCTAACAAAATGTGTGAACCTCAGTCCATCTAACTGCAGGTTTCCCGGCATGGCCAGCAGAGCGGCTGCACTTACTTAAATAACAGAAGCAATTTATATTGTtgcaaaaaaatatacaattgaaTTGGTTTAGATCGATTTGTGATCTCTACTTTTTCTTTATTGAGAATTAGATTGAGATTCTACTTCTATGTCATTCTCTCTTTCACTTTATATCTTTTTGGTGATTAATCTACTCTAACCAAGAGCACTCAATCATTATGAATGGGATCGAAGAATAACATGCCAAGGGATTAGAGGAGTTTTATGCCTACAACTACTCAAAGGATAATCTAAGTTTACACTACTTGAAACTTGCATCACCAAGCATGAAGGTTCTGAAAGCAGACTGAGAAACCAAAATGACGAGTTCAGTATATACAAGAGATACGTACTGATGTAGAAATTGTCTTCTTGCCATTGGTGAAAAGAATAAGGCATTTATAGTCAATTGCTTCACCAGCTGCGGCCATTTTATTCCTCACAGCTTTATACTTACAAGGATGCTAAAGGCACACCAAGAACATGAAAAGGAGGCATAATGAACTAAATTCAGTTTGCAGAAATATAAAACCAAAAACATTTGATCAACCAAGAAGCCAACACTAACACACATATACACACATCGTTTAAGTGTAACCCAAACAGAGCCCGTCTCGGTGCTGCGCTCGAATATGATGGTGAGTTCATTGAGAAACGGATCTAGCTGTAGAAGAACctagtaaaaaaaatcaaaatagcagGGGTTAGACTTCAAACAAACAGATGTTAATTCTTGAAAAATATTGCATATTCATCAAGATAACTTGCCGATTTTTCCAGCATATTCcgcattcattttttttaaataataacgaTAACAAAAAATGAAGGGAGAAAATCTTTACCTTCACAACACCTCCAGTTTTTCTTCCAGCCAAGACATCCGTTAGCATGGTTTTTCCAGCCCCGCTTACTCCAACCAATGTTGTCAACACTCCAGGCCTAAAAGCTCCAGTAACATTAACAAGCAGCTGCAGCCTTTCTTCTTGTATCCCTTGTTGTTTCAATTCCTGAAGAAATAATTGATATCTTTTAGCCTGCCAGAACAGAACCAAATGTcaagtttagaaaaaaaaaaccctaaaccaaatattagattagaacaaaaaatataaatttagaaaaatcagaaaaaaaatgaagaaccaagaaaatcaaaacaaaaaatcaaattcaaaaacaaataatcagATCAAGAAAAATTTTGACAGATAATTTACCACGGTGCTGCGAATGCTGAACGTGGCTGACGGAGGTGCGACGAGTGACGGAGATGGAGACGGCGGCGCGACGACTTCAGAGAGGGAGACGGCAACGCGGCGGGTGCTGAACCATGGAGGGAGGAGTGACGATTGAGGTTTTGCGAGAGAGAGTGAGCATCGACGGAGGGTTTGCGATAGTGAGCGCCAAGGGAGGCCTTACCAGAGTGAGTCACCGCCGAAGGAGGGATACGTGTTTACAGGAGAGACGGAAGGAGCGCCGACGGAGGGAACACCGGCAGAGGTGGCACCTACGAAGGGGTTGCTAGAGAGGGTTGGAACGAGGTTGACCAACGAGTGTTATTGGGGGAGACAGTGAGGGCACCGGCGATGAGCTCTATGTTAGGTGAAGAGCGCCGCCGCCGTTAGGTGAAGAGCGCCGTCGCCGTTAGGGTTTTCGCTTTTAAGGCATTGTTTCAAAGAAGAGGAGGGTGTGTTTCGAAGAAAGGAAGAAGTGTTGTTAGGGGGTTTGTTGTGTAAACTGTTTGTTTCGAATTAAGAGAGggtggaatttatttatttattttttttttttgaactctgTGGCCACGCTTATAAAGCGTGCCGAAAGGTTTAGAGGaaacggccacgctttaaaaatgtAACGATAACGAAACTATTTtgtcacgcttcaaaagcgtgccaatttccctctatggccacgctttttaagcgtggcgataaaaaagcgtggccaaatttaAAATAAgtggccaccctcataaaagcgtgccgatttctctctatggccacgctttttaagcgtggcaaaaaaaagcgtggccaaatcacaaatTAGTGGCTACCCTCGCAAAAGCGTGCCCATAGATCACttttgggcacgctttaaaagcgtggcaagaaaaaagggtgccgacaggccttttttcttgtagtgtgttaAATGAAtagccaaaaacagaaaaatcatccatgaagacttctaagaatttttctaccatatcagcaAAGATGGAAAgaatacacctttgaaaagtggctggggcgttgcacagcccaaagggcatcctcctataggcaaaaactccaaatgggcatgtgaaAGAGGTCTTAtcttgatccttggggtccacTACTATTTCATTGTATCCAGAgtacccatccaggaagcagtagtaagcatggcctgctagtctttccaacatttgatcaatgaagggcagaggaaaatgatcttttcttgttgcatcattcaatctcctgtagtctatgcacattctccacccagtcactgtcctagtggggatcaactcattcttctcattggtgatgactgtcattcctcccttctttggcacaacttgaaccggactcacccaagagctatctgAGATTGGGAAAATTATCccagcattccatagcttcatcacttctttttgaaccacctctttcatggttgggttCAGTCTTCTTTGCGGTTGAACCACAGGTTTTGATTCTTCCTCCAataaaattttatgcatacaaatagcagggctgatgcctttgatgTCCTCAATTGTCCACCCCAAGGCTGTTTTGTGAGCTTTCAATACTTCAATCAATCTTGCTTCCTCATCCATGTTCAGGgaggaatttatgatcactggtaaTGCCTCTGCTTCCCCAAGAAACACGTATTTGAGGTGAGGAGGGAGAGGCTTCAACACCTGTTTTGGTTTATCCTCTTTCTTGTCTTCAATAGAAATTTCTACCACTTCCTCTCCTTGTTCTTCCTGATGCTCCAAATAGTTGTCTTCAAACATTTCCTCTACCAGCCCTTCTATCATATCCACATTCATgtaattctcttgctcagaggggtgttgcattgatttgaagacattgattaccatttgttcattatgcaccctgaaggtcatttctcccttCTCCACATCAATAGTGGTTCTTGCTGTGGCTAAAAATGGTCTCCCcaagatgattgagttgtttcCTTCCCCTtctgtgtctaagattatgaagtctgcagggaagataaactttccaaccttcactagtaaattttccacaattccattgggtgtcttgattgatctgtcggccattactagtgacatcctggtgggtttgatttcttctatagcaagctttctcatcaatgatagaggcatcaagttgatgctggcacctagATCACATAAAGCGTTTTCCAATGTtatcttgcctatggtgcatgagactacaaaactccctgggtctttgagctttggtgggatacccATCTGGATCAcagcgctacattcttcagtgagcatgatagtttccttttcttgccaacttctcttcttgttgattagctccttcatgaacttggcatatagGGGCATTTGCTCCAGTGCCTCAACTAAGGGAATAtttatctccaacttcttgaaagtctcaaggaacttatgaaaatgttgatCCTTTGCTTCCTTGTTGAATCTTTGGGGATATGGTAGTGGAGGTACCAAGTTCTTCTCTGCTTGCTGCTTTTGTTCCTTGGTTGGCTCTTCAATTACTTCCTTcccctttcttgaaatttttgtTTGTTCCTCCTTTTCTTGAGCTTGCTTTGAAGTTTGCTTGCTTGCTGTTGCACCATCACAATTGGCTTCCTCTTTTCCATCTTGcttcttttcattttcctttgacttcttggttgcttcttcatccTTCACCAAGACCTTTCCACTCCTTAGCTGAATTACTTTGtattcctcttttggattaggaatggtgtcacttgggagTGAACTTAATGGTTTTTCCATGGAAAGTTgcttggagatttgtccaatTTGCCTTTCCATACTTTTCATGGAGGCTTCCTGGTTTCTTAATGTCATCTCctggtgcttcatcatcttttccattaagagctccaagttgttaattctctgagagtcttgtgagattggttgatggtggggtgttgagggttgagggtaagtgttttgatttgaggcttggttattggatggatgatggttagtGTTGGGGTgagtattttgtggttttctgtatgtgttttgggtATTATTCTgctggttgttttggtttatgttcttccaactgttttggtttgagttttggtttgagttcctttgccatggttgttgaggttgattgtggttgtctccccatctgaggttggggtggttcttccatgaagggttgtaagtgtcactATAAACCTCATTTGTCCCAGAATTTTGATTGTGCATGTACCAGacttgctcctgttgttgctcctcttgagttttttcatttgttccccatgtggttgatggttggttGGTGCTTACTgatgcaacttggaggctatcaatcctcttggccatttgctcaaattgttgttgaatctgctgctgcatcaattTGTTTTGAGttaggattgagtccactccttccaactccatcactcccttcctctgtgatggttggcgttgcctttggtgggcaaagaaatactggttgttagctaccatatcaatgagattttgggcttcttctaccgtcttcatgagttgcaaagaacctccagctgaatgatccaaggcctcttgagatttcagtgttaagccttcatagaaa
This window harbors:
- the LOC112780134 gene encoding uncharacterized protein isoform X1: MNSPSYSSAAPRRALFGLHLNDHPCKYKAVRNKMAAAGEAIDYKCLILFTNGKKTISTSIQSWFEDRLQDLPDDPNNELMIPEDPECNKEGSKPNLTYEK
- the LOC112780134 gene encoding O-fucosyltransferase 35-like isoform X2 codes for the protein MSLMELSGSVSRLIMDRSSIDYGYRDGEGDAERTLKMVDTGVIGSDIAIAEESGIWSKPNSDNFTQCIELPRNHKSMTQVPSYLKDQRLYPHKR